One stretch of Halapricum desulfuricans DNA includes these proteins:
- a CDS encoding glycosyltransferase gives MADRSIEELDIAIAHWHINAWGGAEYLVTQMADVLDVDTVYTLGAPSPDSPDPYGDVSFHDVVPSLSPRPLRRLQSRVGRVFEYALWEDVDWREFGDPDVLITSGSTTRAVITPDDTLHLNYCHSPPRWFYDLYHDRKNSLAGQLARPLIRHLRTRDMAVDPRVDHYMANSPVIARRLQKYYKRDSTVVYPPVDLEACYVAEDEGYYLHLGRLDDEKGVPEIVEAFQDIDHRLVLAGGEGDIDEAVRRRIERADNVEYRGFVPESEKYDLLAGCRAVVFNGRNEDFGIVPIEANASGKAVLARNEGFPGLFVEDGENGYFHDGTSPGISDAIKRFEREGVNGDPMGVAEQFGKSQFERALRDTIETQWAEFSDLRTSE, from the coding sequence ATGGCCGATCGCTCGATCGAGGAGCTCGATATCGCAATCGCCCACTGGCATATCAACGCCTGGGGCGGGGCCGAGTACCTCGTGACCCAGATGGCCGATGTCCTCGATGTCGATACGGTCTATACGCTGGGAGCGCCGTCACCCGACTCCCCGGATCCGTACGGTGACGTCTCGTTTCACGACGTCGTTCCGTCCTTGTCCCCGAGGCCACTGCGTCGGCTCCAGAGCCGTGTCGGTCGGGTCTTCGAGTACGCGCTCTGGGAAGACGTTGACTGGCGCGAGTTCGGTGACCCCGACGTGTTGATCACCTCGGGGTCGACAACACGGGCAGTAATTACGCCGGACGATACGCTTCATCTGAACTACTGTCACTCTCCGCCACGGTGGTTTTACGACCTCTATCACGACCGGAAGAACTCTCTCGCCGGGCAGCTCGCCCGTCCCCTGATTCGACATCTGCGAACACGGGACATGGCAGTTGATCCCCGTGTCGACCATTACATGGCGAACAGTCCGGTCATCGCCAGACGGCTGCAAAAGTACTACAAGCGTGATTCGACAGTCGTCTATCCGCCAGTCGATCTCGAAGCGTGTTATGTCGCCGAGGATGAGGGCTACTACTTGCATCTCGGTCGGCTCGACGACGAAAAGGGCGTTCCGGAGATTGTCGAGGCGTTTCAGGACATCGATCATCGTCTCGTGTTGGCCGGTGGGGAAGGTGATATCGACGAGGCTGTGCGTCGTCGGATAGAGCGAGCCGACAACGTCGAGTACCGGGGGTTCGTCCCCGAATCGGAGAAGTACGATCTACTGGCCGGGTGTCGAGCGGTCGTTTTCAACGGACGAAATGAGGACTTCGGGATCGTGCCGATCGAGGCTAACGCCAGTGGGAAGGCAGTTCTCGCGCGCAATGAAGGGTTTCCCGGATTATTTGTCGAGGATGGCGAGAACGGGTATTTCCATGATGGGACGTCACCAGGGATTAGCGACGCGATCAAGCGCTTTGAGCGAGAGGGAGTCAACGGGGACCCGATGGGGGTTGCAGAGCAGTTTGGAAAAAGCCAGTTCGAACGCGCACTTCGAGATACGATCGAGACGCAGTGGGCAGAGTTCAGCGACCTTCGGACTAGCGAGTGA